From the genome of Alosa sapidissima isolate fAloSap1 chromosome 14, fAloSap1.pri, whole genome shotgun sequence, one region includes:
- the si:dkey-109l4.3 gene encoding uncharacterized protein si:dkey-109l4.3: MERSNGLFSTESLDGLLQQKWSNGLGDANPVYLSNKRKRDDVGQENNGVLNGNTELRNSLFSEPPRRNRPFIHISGQKGVYFSERWEPNGSTLYLPVNGSLLTNVDKYDQITFEQGLFFIGDLSGAFQQKAQGQAIHCWRYNEHERKLFIALSYFFTNLQAFQDVVTSLGCL; this comes from the exons ATGGAGCGCTCCAATGGGCTTTTCTCCACCGAGAGCCTAGATGGACTTCTCCAGCAGAAATGGAGTAATGGACTGGGAGATGCCAATCCGGTTTATTTATCTAATAAGCGTAAGCGAGATGACGTGGGGCAGGAAAATAACGGTGTACTTAATGGAAATACAGAACTCAGAAACTCTCTTTTCTCAGAACCCCCCAGAAGGAACA GACCTTTTATCCATATCAGTGGTCAGAAAGGAGTGTATTTCTCTGAACGCTGGGAACCCAATGGCAGCACACTATACCTCCCTGTCAATGGTAGTCTTTTGACAAACGTTGACAAGTATGACCAGATAACTTTCGAACAAGGCTTGTTCTTCATCGGAGACTTATCTGGTGCATTTCAGCAGAAAGCTCAAG GCCAAGCCATCCATTGCTGGAGATACAATGAACATGAGAGAAAACTATTCATTGCACTTTCCTACTTCTTCACCAATTTACAG GCCTTCCAGGATGTGGTCACTTCTCTGGGTTGTTTGTGA
- the tomm5 gene encoding mitochondrial import receptor subunit TOM5 homolog: protein MFKIEGLGPKMDPEEMKKKMREDVISSVRNFLIYVALLRVTPYVLKKLDSI, encoded by the exons ATGTTCAAGATTGAGGGCCTTGGTCCTAAAATGGACCCAGAAGagatgaaaaagaaaatgagGGAAGATGTAATTTCGTCCGTGAGGAACTTTTTGATATACGTCGCTCTTCTCAGAGTCA cacctTATGTTCTTAAGAAACTGGACAGCATATGA
- the LOC121681645 gene encoding uncharacterized protein LOC121681645 isoform X2 translates to MITDNREMDPSDSQFSLNLEDESAINTPTTKNDVNVIPVGVKSTVRSAVVKEEELHKLELAQPNSLTENTLKQTRWAVKCLKDWLEQQEMKVDFVNISKEQLNLILRQFYASVLNLNGESYSISSYLGLRSGVYRYLNDPPLNRSWNMTDPEFRSSNNVFIGLIKTMKRNAKDKISHPTSISPSDLKIIRESHACNPSHPRGLLNKVWFDIQLHFGWLGKKGNRMLTEKSFAFNTDEIGRKYCTLAFNFITKNHKDIKDSENNRRRMFARPGDPLCPVASLEKYIRKMPPNSPAFFLNPQKNVFEVDPVWYSTIALGVNQIASVLSRICREAGIEQIYTNSCLRRTKANLPPDVAPQSYEIVSVNGHRFMDFPGHFLEVFQELNNQRAQNRLCDCIVAVGNRYFSAHRSVLAASSSYFRSLLCNSDTSVVQQYVVGPDGNMRLLQLDSEVVTPEAISALLDMMYSSKLLLDMSHITDLLLAASYLHLTAVVKVCKEKVNSNTLPTSNSGGHAAASTPSHQEHEATNGSSKVEQREPTQAFVRPGQKRAACEQQYGHKGHRLKSPGNKCRKFNSGSEIVKSGAVVSAGSSEPNFSPASENGSACLEVYEFEYEVPSEANSPNLEKGLQTGDANGLILKVEDEEPSIVEVKYESNISPTRWEAAESAVQIDMKKKFMNSAVTEGPSKTTGCSEDRQTTSQLTDKVLHSRRNITIYETKGALHELGVGQGLGANQSLGLTRPIIPKARKGVQLGPV, encoded by the exons ATGATTACAGATAACAGAGAAATGGACCCATCTGACTCGCAATTTAGCCTAAATTTGGAAGATGAGTCTGCAATTAATACACCAACGACGAAAAACGACGTTAACGTCATACCTGTTGGCGTGAAATCAACTGTTCGGTCTGCGGTTGTGAAAGAGGAAGAATTACATAAACTGGAATTAGCTCAACCAAATTCTCTGACAGAAAATACACTGAAGCAAACGCGATGGGCTGTGAAGTGCTTAAAAGATTGGTTGGAACAACAAGAAATGAAAGTggactttgtaaatatttcgAAGGAGCAACTTAATCTAATATTACGTCAGTTTTATGCGTCTGTTCTTAATTTAAACGGTGAATCCTACAGCATTAGCAGCTACTTGGGACTACGCTCAGGAGTCTACAGGTATCTTAATGACCCTCCACTGAACCGATCCTGGAATATGACAGACCCCGAGTTCAGGTCTTCAAACAATGTGTTTATCGGACTCATAAAAACAATGAAACGGAATGCTAAAGACAAGATCAGCCACCCTACGTCAATCTCTCCATCAGATTTGAAAATCATCCGTGAATCTCATGCATGTAACCCCAGCCATCCAAGAGGCCTCCTAAATAAAGTGTGGTTTGATATTCAACTTCATTTCGGATGGTTAGGTAAAAAGGGTAACAGAATGTTAACGGAAAAATCATTTGCATTTAATACCGACGAAATAGGAAGGAAATACTGCACTCTGGCATTCAATTTTATAACGAAAAACCATAAAGACATAAAGGACAGTGAGAACAACCGTCGGCGTATGTTTGCCAGGCCAGGAGATCCACTGTGCCCAGTGGCATCGTTAGAGAAATACATCCGCAAGATGCCACCAAATTCACCAGCCTTTTTTTTGAATCCCCAGAAGAATGTCTTTGAAGTAGACCCAGTGTGGTACAGCACAATTGCCCTTGGGGTCAATCAAATCGCCTCAGTGCTATCACGGATATGCCGAGAGGCTGGAATTGAGCAGATATACACCAACTCTTGCTTGCGAAGGACAAAAGCTAACCTCCCGCCTGATGTTGCTCCTCAATCATATGAGATCGTTTCTGTCAATGGACACAG GTTCATGGATTTTCCTGGCCACTTCCTAGAGGTTTTTCAGGAGCTGAACAACCAGCGTGCCCAGAATCGTCTGTGTGATTGCATCGTTGCCGTGGGGAACCGGTACTTCAGTGCACACCGCTCTGTCCTGGCGGCTAGCAGCTCCTACTTCCGTTCTCTTCTATGCAACTCGGACACTAGTGTTGTCCAGCAGTATGTTGTGGGCCCTGATGGGAACATGAGACTCCTGCAGCTGGACTCAGAGGTGGTGACCCCTGAGGCAATCTCAGCACTGCTGGATATGATGTACTCCTCCAAACTCTTGCTGGACATGTCCCACATCACAGACCTGCTGCTAGCTGCCTCATACCTGCACCTTACTGCTGTAGTCAAAGTCTGCAAGGAAAAGGTCAATTCAAACACTTTGCCCACGTCGAACTCCGGAGGTCACGCTGCCGCATCGACACCCAGCCATCAGGAACATGAGGCCACTAATGGCAGCAGTAAGGTTGAGCAGCGGGAGCCGACGCAGGCTTTTGTCAGACCTGGTCAGAAGCGGGCGGCCTGCGAACAGCAGTATGGCCACAAAGGCCATCGGCTCAAGTCGCCTGGAAATAAATGCCGGAAGTTTAATAGTGGCTCTGAAATCGTCAAGTCTGGGGCAGTGGTCTCTGCTGGTTCCTCTGAACCTAACTTTAGCCCGGCGTCAGAAAACGGCTCTGCCTGTTTAGAGGTGTATGAGTTTGAGTATGAGGTGCCGTCTGAGGCCAATAGCCCTAATCTTGAAAAAGGGTTGCAGACTGGGGATGCTAATGGATTAATCCTTAAAGTTGAAGATGAGGAGCCATCAATTGTAGAGGTGAAATACGAAAGCAACATCTCACCAACAAGATGGGAGGCAGCAGAGTCTGCTGTCCAGATAGATATGAAGAAAAAGTTTATGAACAGTGCAGTTACTGAAGGACCGTCGAAGACCACAGGCTGCAGTGAGGACCGACAGACTACCAGTCAGCTAACTGACAAAGTACTCCATAGCAGACGTAACATCACCATCTATGAGACAAAAGGGGCATTGCATGAACTCGGTGTAGGTCAAGGCCTGGGTGCTAACCAAAGCCTGGGCTTGACTCGGCCTATCATTCCTAAAGCCAGAAAG GGTGTACAGCTAGGTCCAGTGTAA
- the LOC121681645 gene encoding uncharacterized protein LOC121681645 isoform X1, which produces MITDNREMDPSDSQFSLNLEDESAINTPTTKNDVNVIPVGVKSTVRSAVVKEEELHKLELAQPNSLTENTLKQTRWAVKCLKDWLEQQEMKVDFVNISKEQLNLILRQFYASVLNLNGESYSISSYLGLRSGVYRYLNDPPLNRSWNMTDPEFRSSNNVFIGLIKTMKRNAKDKISHPTSISPSDLKIIRESHACNPSHPRGLLNKVWFDIQLHFGWLGKKGNRMLTEKSFAFNTDEIGRKYCTLAFNFITKNHKDIKDSENNRRRMFARPGDPLCPVASLEKYIRKMPPNSPAFFLNPQKNVFEVDPVWYSTIALGVNQIASVLSRICREAGIEQIYTNSCLRRTKANLPPDVAPQSYEIVSVNGHRFMDFPGHFLEVFQELNNQRAQNRLCDCIVAVGNRYFSAHRSVLAASSSYFRSLLCNSDTSVVQQYVVGPDGNMRLLQLDSEVVTPEAISALLDMMYSSKLLLDMSHITDLLLAASYLHLTAVVKVCKEKVNSNTLPTSNSGGHAAASTPSHQEHEATNGSSKVEQREPTQAFVRPGQKRAACEQQYGHKGHRLKSPGNKCRKFNSGSEIVKSGAVVSAGSSEPNFSPASENGSACLEVYEFEYEVPSEANSPNLEKGLQTGDANGLILKVEDEEPSIVEVKYESNISPTRWEAAESAVQIDMKKKFMNSAVTEGPSKTTGCSEDRQTTSQLTDKVLHSRRNITIYETKGALHELGVGQGLGANQSLGLTRPIIPKARKVGRISRMGSGSNSVTAVREVSRTTHSAELAASTSSISVKPASVGAGDAIILQLAKGGSGAILRAVGQNSHTTVQAPIMNPPRQPSRRTTRAIKPKLPGY; this is translated from the exons ATGATTACAGATAACAGAGAAATGGACCCATCTGACTCGCAATTTAGCCTAAATTTGGAAGATGAGTCTGCAATTAATACACCAACGACGAAAAACGACGTTAACGTCATACCTGTTGGCGTGAAATCAACTGTTCGGTCTGCGGTTGTGAAAGAGGAAGAATTACATAAACTGGAATTAGCTCAACCAAATTCTCTGACAGAAAATACACTGAAGCAAACGCGATGGGCTGTGAAGTGCTTAAAAGATTGGTTGGAACAACAAGAAATGAAAGTggactttgtaaatatttcgAAGGAGCAACTTAATCTAATATTACGTCAGTTTTATGCGTCTGTTCTTAATTTAAACGGTGAATCCTACAGCATTAGCAGCTACTTGGGACTACGCTCAGGAGTCTACAGGTATCTTAATGACCCTCCACTGAACCGATCCTGGAATATGACAGACCCCGAGTTCAGGTCTTCAAACAATGTGTTTATCGGACTCATAAAAACAATGAAACGGAATGCTAAAGACAAGATCAGCCACCCTACGTCAATCTCTCCATCAGATTTGAAAATCATCCGTGAATCTCATGCATGTAACCCCAGCCATCCAAGAGGCCTCCTAAATAAAGTGTGGTTTGATATTCAACTTCATTTCGGATGGTTAGGTAAAAAGGGTAACAGAATGTTAACGGAAAAATCATTTGCATTTAATACCGACGAAATAGGAAGGAAATACTGCACTCTGGCATTCAATTTTATAACGAAAAACCATAAAGACATAAAGGACAGTGAGAACAACCGTCGGCGTATGTTTGCCAGGCCAGGAGATCCACTGTGCCCAGTGGCATCGTTAGAGAAATACATCCGCAAGATGCCACCAAATTCACCAGCCTTTTTTTTGAATCCCCAGAAGAATGTCTTTGAAGTAGACCCAGTGTGGTACAGCACAATTGCCCTTGGGGTCAATCAAATCGCCTCAGTGCTATCACGGATATGCCGAGAGGCTGGAATTGAGCAGATATACACCAACTCTTGCTTGCGAAGGACAAAAGCTAACCTCCCGCCTGATGTTGCTCCTCAATCATATGAGATCGTTTCTGTCAATGGACACAG GTTCATGGATTTTCCTGGCCACTTCCTAGAGGTTTTTCAGGAGCTGAACAACCAGCGTGCCCAGAATCGTCTGTGTGATTGCATCGTTGCCGTGGGGAACCGGTACTTCAGTGCACACCGCTCTGTCCTGGCGGCTAGCAGCTCCTACTTCCGTTCTCTTCTATGCAACTCGGACACTAGTGTTGTCCAGCAGTATGTTGTGGGCCCTGATGGGAACATGAGACTCCTGCAGCTGGACTCAGAGGTGGTGACCCCTGAGGCAATCTCAGCACTGCTGGATATGATGTACTCCTCCAAACTCTTGCTGGACATGTCCCACATCACAGACCTGCTGCTAGCTGCCTCATACCTGCACCTTACTGCTGTAGTCAAAGTCTGCAAGGAAAAGGTCAATTCAAACACTTTGCCCACGTCGAACTCCGGAGGTCACGCTGCCGCATCGACACCCAGCCATCAGGAACATGAGGCCACTAATGGCAGCAGTAAGGTTGAGCAGCGGGAGCCGACGCAGGCTTTTGTCAGACCTGGTCAGAAGCGGGCGGCCTGCGAACAGCAGTATGGCCACAAAGGCCATCGGCTCAAGTCGCCTGGAAATAAATGCCGGAAGTTTAATAGTGGCTCTGAAATCGTCAAGTCTGGGGCAGTGGTCTCTGCTGGTTCCTCTGAACCTAACTTTAGCCCGGCGTCAGAAAACGGCTCTGCCTGTTTAGAGGTGTATGAGTTTGAGTATGAGGTGCCGTCTGAGGCCAATAGCCCTAATCTTGAAAAAGGGTTGCAGACTGGGGATGCTAATGGATTAATCCTTAAAGTTGAAGATGAGGAGCCATCAATTGTAGAGGTGAAATACGAAAGCAACATCTCACCAACAAGATGGGAGGCAGCAGAGTCTGCTGTCCAGATAGATATGAAGAAAAAGTTTATGAACAGTGCAGTTACTGAAGGACCGTCGAAGACCACAGGCTGCAGTGAGGACCGACAGACTACCAGTCAGCTAACTGACAAAGTACTCCATAGCAGACGTAACATCACCATCTATGAGACAAAAGGGGCATTGCATGAACTCGGTGTAGGTCAAGGCCTGGGTGCTAACCAAAGCCTGGGCTTGACTCGGCCTATCATTCCTAAAGCCAGAAAGGTAGGTAGGATCTCCAGGATGGGTTCTGGTTCCAACTCAGTCACTGCTGTGAGAGAGGTCAGCAGGACCACACACAGTGCTGAACTGGCAGCTTCCACCTCATCAATCTCAGTGAAGCCTGCCTCAGTGGGGGCAGGAGATGCTATTATCTTGCAGTTAGCAAAGGGAGGGTCAGGTGCTATCCTGAGGGCTGTGGGGCAAAATTCACACACTACTGTGCAAGCCCCTATCATGAACCCCCCCAGACAGCCCTCAAGACGGACTACCAGGGCAATTAAGCCAAAACTACCAGGCTACTGA